A region from the Coffea eugenioides isolate CCC68of chromosome 9, Ceug_1.0, whole genome shotgun sequence genome encodes:
- the LOC113782632 gene encoding uncharacterized protein LOC113782632 has product MRLQNAADALRCKTFPMFLKGKARLWFQGLAPGSIQSFTELARQFAAQFVSSKTYSKNAAHLMAVKQKPGESLKNFMTRFNTESLQIRDKNEKVVMAAFMNGLRVEDLYYKLVEQPPKNLRELLTRAHAAANAEEAGRLKRESDRDFGDRKGRGNPPESKDGPAKKNVFDRLSKEKAPALPPLPEKGYTPLTRPRAQVLAVMEAEGLGDRPPKMGTPRNKRNQDRYCAFHRDVGHDTEGCWALKREIEDLVQRGFLGRFVRPGRPAQEPGRAYRGERGEGQHRDRLDRRGAPRGYSPDQDAQNLAGVINTIAGGPTGRDSHAARKNKRPPPEGDDSLKCLRMDEEITFGPRDAVPLASRNHEAIVIDIVTNNYRVKKVYVD; this is encoded by the coding sequence ATGCGTCTACAAAACGCCGCGGATGCCCTCCGCTGCAAGACCTTCCCCATGTTTCTCAAGGGTAAGGCGCGGCTCTGGTTTCAGGGTCTAGCACCGGGATCCATTCAGAGTTTCACCGAGCTGGCCAGACAGTTCGCCGCCCAATTTGTCTCCTCGAAGACTTACTCGAAAAACGCGGCCCACCTGATGGCCGTTAAGCAGAAGCCGGGTGAGTCCCTGAAGAACTTCATGACGCGCTTCAACACGGAGAGTCTACAGATCAGGGACAAGAATGAAAAAGTGGTCATGGCCGCCTTCATGAATGGGTTGAGGGTAGAGGATCTCTACTACAAGCTTGTCGAACAGCCTCCCAAGAACCTGAGAGAGCTCTTGACCCGGGCTCACGCCGCCGCCAATGCAGAAGAGGCCGGCCGCCTAAAACGAGAGTCGGATCGGGATTTCGGAGATCGAAAGGGACGGGGGAACCCCCCTGAGAGCAAGGACGGCCCGGCCAAGAAGAATGTCTTTGATCGGCTCTCGAAGGAGAAAGCCCCTGCTCTGCCACCACTACCGGAGAAGGGCTACACACCCCTGACACGGCCAAGGGCCCAGGTCCTGGCTGTCATGGAGGCAGAGGGCCTGGGGGACCGGCCACCCAAGATGGGGACGCCTCGGAATAAGAGGAATCAGGACAGGTACTGTGCCTTCCACAGGGATGTCGGGCACGACACCGAGGGGTGCTGGGCCCTAAAGAGGGAGATCGAGGACCTCGTTCAGCGTGGCTTCCTGGGTCGATTTGTGCGGCCAGGTCGCCCCGCCCAGGAGCCAGGACGCGCTTACCGTGGAGAAAGAGGCGAGGGCCAACACCGTGACCGACTTGATCGGCGGGGAGCACCCCGGGGTTATTCACCCGACCAGGACGCCCAGAACTTGGCCGGAGTGATAAACACCATCGCCGGAGGTCCCACGGGGAGGGACAGTCATGCAGCTCGGAAGAACAAGCGACCACCCCCCGAGGGGGACGACTCCTTGAAGTGCTTGCGCATGGACGAGGAAATTACCTTCGGACCAAGGGACGCGGTCCCCCTAGCTTCAAGGAACCACGAGGCCATCGTGATAGACATTGTCACCAACAACTACCGGGTGAAGAAGGTGTATGTCGATTAG